The genomic window GGACAATATTACTTCCAATATGACCCTACTGTAGAAGGGCAAAGTAAAGAAAGACAACTTTGGCGTCCTTACAAAGATAATATTAAAGGGTTTTGGAAAACAGGATCTACTTATTCTAATAACGTTGCCTTAGAAACTTCTAATGAAAATACGTCATTCAGATCATCTTTAACATACCTTAAAAATGAATGGATGATGCCGAATACAGGTTTTGATAGGCTGAATGCTGCGCTTTCTTTCGATCATAAACTGAATGAAAAATTGAAAGTAGGTTTTAAATTCAATTACAGTAAGACAAAAAGTGATAATCTTCCTGCAACAGGATACAGTAATCAGTCGATTTCCTATTTTATGATCTTCCAAAATCCAAATGTTGATTTGGCTTGGTACGCACCGATTTGGAAAAAAGATAAATATCAGACAGATCAACTACACCCATTCAGTTCATTCATAGACAATCCCTATATGATTGCTTATGAAATGTTGAACAGTGTAGATAAAAACTTCATTACCGGAAGTGCAAATCTTAATTATAAAATCTCGAAGAACTTCGAAGTGGCTCTAAGATCAGGTTTGGAAATAAATAATGAAGAACGTACTCAAAAAAGACCTTGGAATACAGCCAACTATCTCCAGGGAATGTACAGAGAACAATTTATTAAGCAAATGGATTTGAATAATGATTTATTATTCACTTACAAAAAATCTTTCAACGATTTTGATCTTACAGCGTCAGTGGGAGGAAATATCCGTTATACAGAAGTTAAGACCTTCGATTATATAGGAGAAGGCTTATTAAAGCCAGGCTTTTATGCAATGCCAAATGCTATTTCGGTAATTTCTAAATATGCGGCTCCTAACGATAAGCAGATTAATAGTACCTATGGACTGATGAATCTTAGTTACAAAAATCAGATTTTCTTAGACCTTACCGCGAGAAATGACTGGAGTAGTACATTACCATCTGCATATCGTTCATATTTTTACCCTTCTGTAGCGACCTCTATTATACTTTCAGATATTTTTAAATTAACCTCTAATAATTTGAATTTATGGAAATTGAGAGCATCTTGGTCAAATGTAGGAAATGATACAGATCCTTACATGCTTATAAAATATTATAAAAATAGTGATTTCACTGGTTCGGTAGAATCTCCGTCATTGTACCCAAATCCCAATCTGAAACCGGAAATGCTTACCAATATTGAAGGAGGGATGGATTTCAGTATTCTTAAAAACAGAATTAACTATAGCATTACTGCCTATCAAAATAATAACAAAAATCAAATTGTAAGAATTCCTGCATTGCTGGAAACAGGTTATAGCACAAGAATTATAAATGCTGGAGAGGTAAGAAATAGAGGTCTTGAAATGACTTTAAATACTTTCCCTATTAAAAACAAAAATTTCTCATGGAGCGTAAATGCAAACTGGTCGATGAACAGAAATAAGATTTTGTCATTACCTGATGAGTTTCATGGGCAACCATATACGATGGGAAGTGTAGGTGGAGTTGTTTATTATAATGCAGTTGTAGGAGGTTCTCTAGGAGATATGTATGGCTACGGATTAATGTATGCTCCGGACGGGCAGGTAATTTATGGAAGTGATGGTTTAACGGCAAAACCTACCGAAATGAAAAAGATAGGAAATGCATATCCGAAATGGAGAGCTGGTCTTCAAAACGAATTCAGATATAAAGGTTTTACCCTAAGTTTCTCATTCGATGGCCAGTATAAAGGAATGGCATATTCTCAATCTCATCACAAAATGACAGAACAAGGAAAATTAGAACATACTTTAATAGGAAGAGATAATCCTGGAGGTTTAATTGTAGGTCAGGGTGTAGTTCAAAACCCAGACGGGTCGTTTTCTCCAAATACAAAAGGAGTTTTGGTTCCTACATATTACGCAGATTACTGGAGAAGAGCAAACGTAGAAACCAACTCTTTCGATACATCTTTTGTAAAGCTGAGAGATGCAAGAATTTCTTACACTTTTCCAAAAAGTGTAACAGAGCAGCTGAAACTTTCTGAACTTACTTTTGCTTTATTCGGAAGAAACCTTTGGATGTGGACAAAGTTCCCATTATTCGATCCGGAAGCAGCAACTCTTGATAATAATCAAATTACGCCAGGTATTGAAATGGGGCAATTGCCAACAGCAAGAACGGTAGGTGTTCAGCTTAATGTTAAATTCTAAAATTTTAAAAAATGAAAAAAATACTTTTAAATATAGCTTTATTAGCAGTTATTGGCTTCGGTTTAATGTCTTGCGATAGAAATTTGGATGAGATGAATGTAGACGGAAGCAGAATCAGTGATCCGGTAGCTTCAAAATTATTGGTTCCGATCCAGTATAATATGTCGTCGATTAATTACATGAGAGCAGACGATTTTACGTTCGATATTATGCAGGTTTCTTTAGGTTTTCCGAACGAAGGGAATTCTCTTAGTCGTTACTACATTACCGAAAATACAGGAACAGGTTTCTGGAATAACAGTTACAAATGGTTAATGCAGATCAAAGATATGAGAAAAGCGGCGGAGAGAGATAATGATGCCAACTATACCGCTATTGCAATGGTTTTAAATGCTTGGGTATATTCAAACCTTACCGATACATATGGAGATGTCCCATTTTCCGAAGCATCAAGTTTAGATGAAGGAATTGCTCAACCAAAATTTGACAAACAAAAAGATATTTATGTAAAATTATTAGATGAATTAAAAACTGCAAATTCTCTTTTTGTAACCACAAAAACATTAACAGGGACAGATCTTTTCTATAAAGCGGAATCAGATGCCAATGGAATTCTGAATTGGAAGAAATTTTGTAATTCTCTTTCATTGAGACTGCTAACAAGGATTTTGAGTAAAAATGGAGAAGTAAACGTCAATGCAAGAATTCAGGAGATCATCAATAACCCTACTACGTATCCTATCTTCCAGAGCAATGCCGAAACAGCAAAACTGAATATCACAGGAGTTGCGCCACTGCTTCCGCCTATTGCCCGTCCGCAGGATTTTACTACAAGTAGAGCTGCTTCAGAATTTTTTGTCGAAACGTTAAAAGCGAATAATGATCCGAGAATGGCCATGTTCTTCTCCACGGCAAAAGATTTAGCTACTAATGCTAATATTGGCTATAAAGGTGCTCCTTCGGGTTACAGTCCGGGTACAGTTTTTACTTATCAGCCTTCCAATTTAAACCAGAATTTGGCAAAAGCTCCTTTAAATATCCTTGTGTTTCCTTATGCTGAATTGCAGTTTATCCTTTCAGAATTAGCATTCAAGGGAGTTATTCCTGGAAATGCTCAGACTTTCTACGAAAACGGGGTGAAAGCTACCATTGAACAGTGGGGAGCTACCGTACCGGCAAACTATTTTACCAATACCAATGTTGCTTATAACGGAACTTTAGAAAGAATCATGCTTCAGAAATATGTGTCTTTATTCTTTGTAGATCAGCAGCAATGGTTTGAAAAAAGAAGAACAGGCTTCCCGATATTGCCTAACAACGGAGGTCTTTTAAATAACGGTCAGTTACCATCAAGATTAATGTATCCACCGAATCCTAGAGTTTTGAATACGGCTAATTATCAGGCGGCAGTTCAGCAAATGGGAGGTGATGACATCAATGTAAAAGTTTGGTGGAATAAATAAACAATGAATTAACACTTTAAGCAAAAAGTAGAATGAATATAAAATTTTTAATGCCGTGTCTGCTAATTTCTGCAATGGCATTTTCACAAGCTTCTGTTTCGGGATATGTATATGAAGACAGCAACAAAAATCAGAAGAAAGAGAACAAAGAAAAAGGAATTGACGGAGTAGCGGTTTCCAATGGAGAGCAGGTTGTTTTAACAGACAAAAACGGGAGATACAGCTTACCGGTTCAGGATGGACAAACGATTTTTGTCATCAAACCTTCAGGATACATGACTCCGGTAAATGAAAATAATTTACCTCAATATTACTATCAGTACAAACCGAAAGGTTCACCCACAGATTTCAAATACAAAGGTTCTGCGCCAACCGGAGAGCTTCCGAAAGAGATCAATTTTGCCTTAAATAAGCAAAACGAAAGTAAAAACTTCGACATTTTGGTTTTCGGAGATCCGCAGCCTTACACAGAAAAACAATTGGATTATTTTAGAAGAGCCATTGTAAATGAAGTGAAGGCAACCAAGAAAAATGCAGTGTTGGGAATCAGTTTGGGGGATTTGGTAGGAGATAATTTAAGCTTACAAAAACCTTACGCAGATGTGATGAAAGAAATCGGTTTACCTTGGTATAATGTAATGGGTAACCACGACATGAATTACGAAGCCAAGGAAGATATGCTTTCAGACGAAACCTTTGAATCCAACTTCGGTCCTGCCAATTATTCTTTCAATTATGGAAACGTACATTTCATTGTGTTGGATGATATTCTTTACCCGGATCCGAGAGACGGAAAAGGATATTGGGGTGGTTTCCGTGAAGACCAGATGAAATTTGTTGAAAATGATTTGAAACTGGTTGATAAAAACAAACTGATTGTTGTTTCTTTTCATATTCCGTTGGAGCATAAAAATGAAAATAATTTCAGAAATTCAGACCGTCAGAAATTATTTGATTATTTAACGCCTTTCCAGAATGCCTTGATTTTATCGGCTCACACACATATTCAGCAACAACTTTTCTACGGTAAAGCTGCGGGATGGAATGGCTCCAAAGACCTTCACGAATATAACGTAGGAACCACTTGCGGAGATTGGTGGTCAGGAACTTCAGATGATCTGGGATTGCCGACTTCAACGATGAGAGACGGTACGGCAAAAGGATATTCTTTTATCAGTTTCAATGATAATCAATATAAAGTTAAATATAAGACAGCAGGGAAACCGGAAGATTATCAGATTAATTTATATGTCCCTAAAGTAGTTCCTTATCCGTCTAAAACTTCTGCAAAAATTTTGGCTAATTTCTTTATGGGAAGCAAAAAAGACAAAGTAGAATACAGAATTGACGATGAAAAGTGGGAAGCAATGGAATACGATGAAACTGTTGATCCAAATTTTGTAATGTCGGTGTTCAAATGGGATATAACACAAAATCTTTTCCCTGGAAGAAGACCTTCAAATCCGGAAGTTTCAAGACACATCTGGACGGGAGATTTCTCTAAAAAACTTTCTTTAGGAAAACATAGGGTTGAGGTAAGAGCGACGGATATGTATGGAAATCAGTTCTCAACATCACAAGAATTTGAGGTTCAAAACTCAATTCTTATTCCTTAGTTTTCATTTTTTACTATACTTTCAAAAGAAGCCGGCTCTTTTTGGGCCGGTTTTATTTTGAATAAACAGGTTGACATTGCTGGTGTAGCGGATGTATACCGGCTTGACTAAAATTTTTTTTATAAAATTTTATCTTTCATCATGGTTATCCAAATCACTTTTGTAAATTTGCTTAAACGAATAAATACTACTATTATGAAGGTAAGCGGAAAAAATGCGATTATCACCGGCGGAGGAAGAGGATTGGGAAAAGCGGTGGCTTTAGCATTGGCAAATGAAGGAGTAAACATAGGAATTACCGGGCGAAATGAAGAGAATTTAAGAAGTACGGTAGAAGAGATCAAAAATATCGGGGTGAATGCAGCATATGCTGTTTTTTCTGTTGATCATGAGGAGGACGTGAAATCCGGAATTGAATCTCTGGCAAAACAATTGGGTGGAGTTGATATTCTGATTAATAATGCAGGAATCGGTGATTTCGGGTCTATCGAAGAAATGCCTTCTGAAACTTGGGAGCAGGTGATTAAAACCAATCTTTTCGGAGTATATTATGCGGCAAAAGCGGTATATCCGTTCATGAAAACAAAAGGAGAAGGTGATATTGTAAACGTAGCATCAACGGCAGGCTTGAAAGGAGGACCCAATATGTCGGCTTATGCAGCTTCAAAAGCGGCTGTAGTTTCATTATCACAATCTATGATGGCGGAATGGAGAAAACAAAATATTCGTGTCATCACGCTTACACCAAGTACAATTGCATCTGATATGTCGATTCAGGGAGGATTAACAGACGGAAACCCGGATAAAGTACTTCAGCCGGAAGATTTTGCAGAATGGGTAAGAGATATCCTGAAAATGAACAGAAGAGCTTTGATCGCGAACGGTTCTATTTTCTCTACCAATCCATAAAAAAATAAAGTTAGGAATTAAATATTAGGAATTAGGAATTAGTTTTTAACTGCTAGCGGACTTCGGTTCGCTTTTTTTATGCTTATAACTGAGTAGTGTGAAGAATGTAATGATTATAAATATCAACTATTATTTGAAGCTGTTTCCCGCTTTCCATTACAATCTTTTTTTCAAAAAGGATTTTCATTGCAATCGGGGCTAGGTTTTTGTCTTTTATTTTTAATGGACAGCATAACCGTAAAGTTTGTCATTCCGAAGGAATCTAAGCAAAGTTTTACGAAACACCTTTTTAAACTTAAAAACAGATAGTAAGTCCAAAAATCTTTGCGTTTAAAAAAACATAAATCAAAAAAGTAGTTTTATTTTTGCAACAAATTATTCACATGCAAAATTATTTAGAATTCGATTTCAAAATTTCTCCGCTCCAGCCCTGGAACGAAATATTAATGGCAGAGCTTATCGAGATAGGTTTTGACAGTTTTACAGAAGAGCTGGAAGGTATTTTAGGATATATTCAGAAAGACTTATTTAATGAAGAAGAATTGAAGGCGCTTCCGCTTTTCCAGAATGAAGAGGTAAAAATCGAATACACTTTCCAGGAAATGCCCAATATTAACTGGAACGAAGAATGGGAAAAGAATTTCGAACCGATCAATATTGATGATAAAGTATTAATCCGAGCAGAATTCCACGAATCTGTTCCCGGAATGCATGAAATTATCATTCAGCCTAAAATGTCTTTCGGAACAGGACATCACCCGACGACGCATTTGATGATCCAGCAAATGATGGATATTGATTTCACTGATAAAAAAGTCTTGGATATGGGATGCGGAACTTCGGTATTGGCAATTTATGCAAAACAGATCGGAGCCGGAGATACCAAAGCAATAGATATCGACGAATGGTCGGTGGAAAACTCAAAAGAAAATGCAGTAAGAAACGGCGTTGAGCTGGATATTGAATTGGGAACTGCCGACAATTTAGGCAAAGATCAGTATGACATTATTTTAGCAAACATCAATAGAAATATTCTGATCTCAGACATTCCAACCTATGTTTCTGTATTGAATGATGGTGGGAAATTATTATTGTCGGGATTGTGCTTCTTTGACGTTGATGATATTCTGGAAGTGTGTAAAGAAAACGGTTTAGAGCTTAAAAAACAGCTTCAGAGAGAGGAGTGGGTAAGCCTGCTTCTTGAAAAATAAATCACCAAATATTAATATGAAAACTTATTTAACCGCTTTACTGGTATTGATCATTCAGGTTTTATCGGCACAGGAGGAAAATGCGGTCTATGCTCACGGAATTTTCCATTTTGATGATAATAAACCTCAAAAAATATTCACCGACAGAACGAGAGTAAGATTGGATCCCAACCTTGACGCTCAAATTTTAGATTCTCTGCAAACCAATCAGCAAGTTCTCATTCTTAAAAAGGAAGAAGCCGTTCTTCAACTGGGAGAAAGAAGTGCCAATTGGTATAAAATTTCTTACCAAAAGGGGGATAAAGCTTCCGAAGGTTATGTTTGGGGCGGAAACCTTTGTGTAGGATACAGAAACAAGAATGGCTATGATTTCCTGTTCGGATTAACGAAAACGATCAAGAAAAAAGATAAAAAATATAACCAGGATTATGATCAAAACATTGCCAGTATAAAAGTACTGGAAAACAATGTATTGATTGATGAGGTTTCTTTTGACACAGGTTCCGGCGAAAGTCTGAGCTATAGTACATTTAACATTGAAAGCAATCATAAGCTGCAAAACGTAGAACTGACTTTGAAAGCCATGGTTTCCGGTGAAGCGTGTGGAATTGCAAGCTACGATCAGTATGTTCTTTTTAAAGATAAAAAACTGGTTGCTCTTCCCCAGCTCATGAATGTTGGTGATGCAGATGTCTATTATCACAGCGAAGAATTTATTTTCCCTAACGATAAAGGAGGAATCCCCAATGCTTTTGTTTTTAAAATGGAAGAAATGGAAAAGGATGACAAAGATCGTGAAAAAAAGAAAAAAGCTTCAAAAACCTATCTCTGGGATGGAAGTTCTTATAAACTGAAATAATACGTTAATAATAAATATTAGACCACTGTATATTTTTACGGTGGTTTTTTAATTTTTATATAATGACAAAATAATATTTTGTTGTTAATGCAATGGCTCTATAATAGAGCTTATTGTATCTATGGAAATCGAATATAGTTCCCAATAATAATGGTATTTCTACATCTTTTTTAGAATTCTTAATTAGGTGGTTTGAATTGAGTACTGTCTGTTATATAAAATTAAAAAGTTGCTGAATAATTCGGCATAATAAATTATCCTGGATTAGAATATCTTAGTAGTGTATACCCACGTATGATTAAGATTATTATGACATAGTTGATGGTTTCAAAACATTACAATATCAGATAGTAACCAATTTAAAAATTTTATTATGAAGAGTGTAGAATCCTTCAAAATTGACCATCTTAATCCTGCGAAAGTGACCAGTTGATTCCTGAGCAAATTGACCAGGGTATTCCTGCTCAAATTGACCACCCAAAAAAGTCAGAAAACGTGTCTTGAATAACTTAGCCAAAAAATACCAATGGCTAACAAAAGAATAGACATGTTGAACATCAAACAATTATTACGATTATACACCCAGGGAGTAAGTAAATTGCAGATAAGCAAACAACTGGGTATCTCACGCAATACTGCCAAAAAGTATATTAGCCTGTTCCATGAACACCAACTTACATATGATGAGTTGATAGAGTTGAGTGATGAAGATTTAGATGATTTATTCGAGACTCCGCCAACCGATATAAGGGATAAGGACAGTATCAAAAAACAACTTGAATCGCTGTTTCCTTACATATCCAAAGAACTA from Chryseobacterium camelliae includes these protein-coding regions:
- a CDS encoding SusC/RagA family TonB-linked outer membrane protein, which encodes MRKETQKLLVLSLLGLVSVNLAAQQKAKKDTIKSIDEVVVTALGIKRQDKSLGYVAENVKGEEILKTQNNNWSQALEGKVAGLKIQTAGAGPLGSSVIKLRGDISMNPANNGALIVVDGVPLNSTTTGTGFSAYGAGAKADLPIDYGNNLNTINPDDIESMTILKGSTASALYGSRGAGGAIMITTKSGKNKKGKVQISFNSYSSFDTVLKWPDYQYEYGQGTMTKDSKGNYYYSYGASADGVSTGGTSSAFGPKFNGQYYFQYDPTVEGQSKERQLWRPYKDNIKGFWKTGSTYSNNVALETSNENTSFRSSLTYLKNEWMMPNTGFDRLNAALSFDHKLNEKLKVGFKFNYSKTKSDNLPATGYSNQSISYFMIFQNPNVDLAWYAPIWKKDKYQTDQLHPFSSFIDNPYMIAYEMLNSVDKNFITGSANLNYKISKNFEVALRSGLEINNEERTQKRPWNTANYLQGMYREQFIKQMDLNNDLLFTYKKSFNDFDLTASVGGNIRYTEVKTFDYIGEGLLKPGFYAMPNAISVISKYAAPNDKQINSTYGLMNLSYKNQIFLDLTARNDWSSTLPSAYRSYFYPSVATSIILSDIFKLTSNNLNLWKLRASWSNVGNDTDPYMLIKYYKNSDFTGSVESPSLYPNPNLKPEMLTNIEGGMDFSILKNRINYSITAYQNNNKNQIVRIPALLETGYSTRIINAGEVRNRGLEMTLNTFPIKNKNFSWSVNANWSMNRNKILSLPDEFHGQPYTMGSVGGVVYYNAVVGGSLGDMYGYGLMYAPDGQVIYGSDGLTAKPTEMKKIGNAYPKWRAGLQNEFRYKGFTLSFSFDGQYKGMAYSQSHHKMTEQGKLEHTLIGRDNPGGLIVGQGVVQNPDGSFSPNTKGVLVPTYYADYWRRANVETNSFDTSFVKLRDARISYTFPKSVTEQLKLSELTFALFGRNLWMWTKFPLFDPEAATLDNNQITPGIEMGQLPTARTVGVQLNVKF
- a CDS encoding 3-ketoacyl-ACP reductase — protein: MKVSGKNAIITGGGRGLGKAVALALANEGVNIGITGRNEENLRSTVEEIKNIGVNAAYAVFSVDHEEDVKSGIESLAKQLGGVDILINNAGIGDFGSIEEMPSETWEQVIKTNLFGVYYAAKAVYPFMKTKGEGDIVNVASTAGLKGGPNMSAYAASKAAVVSLSQSMMAEWRKQNIRVITLTPSTIASDMSIQGGLTDGNPDKVLQPEDFAEWVRDILKMNRRALIANGSIFSTNP
- a CDS encoding calcineurin-like phosphoesterase C-terminal domain-containing protein; the encoded protein is MNIKFLMPCLLISAMAFSQASVSGYVYEDSNKNQKKENKEKGIDGVAVSNGEQVVLTDKNGRYSLPVQDGQTIFVIKPSGYMTPVNENNLPQYYYQYKPKGSPTDFKYKGSAPTGELPKEINFALNKQNESKNFDILVFGDPQPYTEKQLDYFRRAIVNEVKATKKNAVLGISLGDLVGDNLSLQKPYADVMKEIGLPWYNVMGNHDMNYEAKEDMLSDETFESNFGPANYSFNYGNVHFIVLDDILYPDPRDGKGYWGGFREDQMKFVENDLKLVDKNKLIVVSFHIPLEHKNENNFRNSDRQKLFDYLTPFQNALILSAHTHIQQQLFYGKAAGWNGSKDLHEYNVGTTCGDWWSGTSDDLGLPTSTMRDGTAKGYSFISFNDNQYKVKYKTAGKPEDYQINLYVPKVVPYPSKTSAKILANFFMGSKKDKVEYRIDDEKWEAMEYDETVDPNFVMSVFKWDITQNLFPGRRPSNPEVSRHIWTGDFSKKLSLGKHRVEVRATDMYGNQFSTSQEFEVQNSILIP
- a CDS encoding SusD/RagB family nutrient-binding outer membrane lipoprotein, with the protein product MKKILLNIALLAVIGFGLMSCDRNLDEMNVDGSRISDPVASKLLVPIQYNMSSINYMRADDFTFDIMQVSLGFPNEGNSLSRYYITENTGTGFWNNSYKWLMQIKDMRKAAERDNDANYTAIAMVLNAWVYSNLTDTYGDVPFSEASSLDEGIAQPKFDKQKDIYVKLLDELKTANSLFVTTKTLTGTDLFYKAESDANGILNWKKFCNSLSLRLLTRILSKNGEVNVNARIQEIINNPTTYPIFQSNAETAKLNITGVAPLLPPIARPQDFTTSRAASEFFVETLKANNDPRMAMFFSTAKDLATNANIGYKGAPSGYSPGTVFTYQPSNLNQNLAKAPLNILVFPYAELQFILSELAFKGVIPGNAQTFYENGVKATIEQWGATVPANYFTNTNVAYNGTLERIMLQKYVSLFFVDQQQWFEKRRTGFPILPNNGGLLNNGQLPSRLMYPPNPRVLNTANYQAAVQQMGGDDINVKVWWNK
- the prmA gene encoding 50S ribosomal protein L11 methyltransferase produces the protein MQNYLEFDFKISPLQPWNEILMAELIEIGFDSFTEELEGILGYIQKDLFNEEELKALPLFQNEEVKIEYTFQEMPNINWNEEWEKNFEPINIDDKVLIRAEFHESVPGMHEIIIQPKMSFGTGHHPTTHLMIQQMMDIDFTDKKVLDMGCGTSVLAIYAKQIGAGDTKAIDIDEWSVENSKENAVRNGVELDIELGTADNLGKDQYDIILANINRNILISDIPTYVSVLNDGGKLLLSGLCFFDVDDILEVCKENGLELKKQLQREEWVSLLLEK
- a CDS encoding SH3 domain-containing protein, translating into MKTYLTALLVLIIQVLSAQEENAVYAHGIFHFDDNKPQKIFTDRTRVRLDPNLDAQILDSLQTNQQVLILKKEEAVLQLGERSANWYKISYQKGDKASEGYVWGGNLCVGYRNKNGYDFLFGLTKTIKKKDKKYNQDYDQNIASIKVLENNVLIDEVSFDTGSGESLSYSTFNIESNHKLQNVELTLKAMVSGEACGIASYDQYVLFKDKKLVALPQLMNVGDADVYYHSEEFIFPNDKGGIPNAFVFKMEEMEKDDKDREKKKKASKTYLWDGSSYKLK